The following coding sequences lie in one Ostrea edulis chromosome 8, xbOstEdul1.1, whole genome shotgun sequence genomic window:
- the LOC130049786 gene encoding uncharacterized protein LOC130049786 yields MADIEQVVEEVLKQVGVKCFKDEQRMILDCMFEKKDCVAVLPTDFGKSLPFQAYLPVKRALLRTGKETDELIEAGKVVIIHASPESLVGDGQWISTIQRLNVTDIVVD; encoded by the exons ATGGCAGATATTGAACAAGTAGTGGAAGAAGTTTTGAAACAAGTTGGTGTTAAGTGTTTCAAGGATGAACAGCGGATGATTTTGGACTGCATGTTTGAGAAAAAGGACTGTGTCGCCGTGTTACCAACAGATTTTGGGAAATCGCTCCCATTTCAAGCGTATTTACCAGTGAAGAGAGCTTTACTCC GCACAGGCAAGGAGACCGATGAATTGATAGAGGCAGGAAAAGTAGTCATCATCCATGCATCTCCCGAGTCATTAGTTGGAGACGGCCAATGGATATCAACAATACAAAGACTTAATGTAACCGACATCGTAGTAGATTAA
- the LOC130049787 gene encoding uncharacterized protein LOC130049787 has translation MGGLEADKEDKVFRKWFRLVGEIRSYFPEASLFGLNMTCTKTIKKRVIEVLGLKDYTNITVSRNKENIKYIVKKVDPNIERSLLWILDSIRDLKKEFPRTLFYCISIRDVGCVYNFIVSELSDVTNIENMVEMFHSETTLRNVDQDVKDFLTSTDCRILQLLKPFLSESELKLKKYMTNLSLDDVHVMETSSSDSDTVSYESESDEDLDEIKST, from the exons ATGGGTGGTTTAGAAGCAGATAAGGAGGATAAAGTGTTCCGAAAGTGGTTCCGGCTTGTTGGAGAGATCCGATCGTACTTTCCCGAGGCATCATTATTTGGACTAAACATGACTTGCACAAAGACAATTAAAAAGAGAGTGATAGAAGTTTTGGGACTGAAGGACTACACGAACATTACAGTTTcccgaaataaagaaaacatcaaGTACATTGTGAAGAAAGTGGACCCGAACATTGAAAGATCTTTGTTGTGGATTTTGGACTCAATTCGTGATTTAAAAAAGGAGTTCCCGCGGACATTATTTTATTGCATCTCAATAAGAGATGTTGGGTGTGTGTACAACTTCATAGTGTCTGAACTATCAGATGTTACTAACATTGAAAACATGGTAGAGATGTTTCATTCTGAAACaaca CTACGGAATGTTGACCAGGACGTAAAAGACTTCCTCACTTCAACTGATTGCCGAATATTGCAACTGCTTAAGCCATTTCTTTCGGAGAGCGAGTTAAAGCTG AAAAAGTATATGACAAATCTGTCTTtagatgatgtacatgtaatggaaaCCTCAAGCAGTGACAGTGATACTGTATCATATGAGTCTGAATCTGATGAGGATCTTGATGAGATTAAATCAACTTAA